The DNA region CATTCCGTCCCGGCCCAGGAGAAACTGATGCGGCTCAACGATAGCACCGACATGGCCTTGCGGGTGATGATCTATGCAACCACGCGGGGCGACCGGCTCTTCACGATCGATGAACTGGTGACGGTCTATCGCCTGCCGCGCAGCACGATGATGAAGGTGGTGAACGCCCTGACGCGTGGGGATTTCCTCCGCGCGCAGCGCGGCCGTTCGGGCGGGTTGCGCCTGGCGCGCCCGGCCGACGAGATCATCGTCGGCGCGGTGGTCCGACATCTCGAGACGGATTTCGGATTGGTCGAATGCATGCGGACCGGGAACCAATGCGTCATCACCTGCCGCTGCCGGTTGATCGCGCCGCTGCAGCGTGCGCTCGAGGCCTTCCTGGCCGTGCTGGACGGCTACACGATCGCAGATATCGCCCTGACGCCCGATGATTTTCCCGAGATCGGTTGAAGATGCGCGCCGAGGATAAGGAGTAATCCCCATGCACATCCTGCGATCCCTGGGACCCGCGGTGGCACATGCATCCCTGGCCGAGGCCAGCCGCGCCGGCATCGGTGCCCTGCTCGGTCTGGCCGTGACCGGAGCGTTCCTGCTGTCGCCGGCAATCGACCTCGAGATGGGTCTTTTCCTCGTAGCCCCTTTCGGCGCGACCTCGGTGCTGCTCTTCGCGGTGCCGAACAGCCCGCTTGCCCAGCCCTGGTCGGCGATCGTCGGGAACACGCTTGCAGCAGCGATCGGCGTCGCGGTCTGCCTGATGGTGCCCGATCCGGTGATGCGGGTCGCGCTGGCGGTCGGGCTGACCATCTCTGCTACGATCCTGTGCCGAGCGCTGCATCCGCCGGCGGGCGCCGTCGCGATGACCGCCGCCATGAGCCCCGACGTGATCGGGCATCTGGGCTTCTGGTTCGTGGTCGCGCCCATCGCGCTGGGGACCACTGTGCTGGTCTTGCTGGCCGCGATCTATGCCAGGCTGACCGGGCGGCGCTACCCCTTCCGCCAATTCGACGAGCCGAACCGGCATGGCACGCAGGATGCCAAGCCCGCCGAGCGCCTTGGCCTGTCGGAGGCCGAATTGACTGGCATCCTTGAACGCTACCGGCAAAGCTTCAACCTGGGGGTCGAGGATCTGGCCCGCCTGATCGGGGCCGCCGAGCTTCAGGCCGCGACCCGTCGCACTGGCCCCTTGTCCGCCGAAGACATCATGTCGCGCAACCTGATCACGGTGAGTCCGACGACAGGATTTCCCAAAATCGCCGAGCTGTTCCGGCGCCACCGCTTCACGTCGCTGCCGGTGGTCGGGTCCGATTGCGAATATCTTGGTGTCATCTTCCAGATCCACCTGATCGGAAGCAGATGGATCGATCCCGACGGCAAGCCGGCACTTGCGAGGGACATCATGCAGCTCGCAGGTCCATGCGCTGCGCCCGACACTCCGATCGCACTGCTTCTGCCGATGATGGCAGAGGGCGAGGTCGATGCCGTGCCGATCCTTGACGGGAACCGCATCAGCGGCATCGTCACCCGGACAGATATGATCGCAGCGCTCGCACGGAGCATCGTCCGCGGCAGCTAGCCCGTCGTGGCGGGAGGCTTCGTCAGGGCTTCGCTAAAGGCTGTGGTGCAACGCCAAAATGGAACGCCGGGATGCAGTAGAGCCGGCAATCAGCGCGGCGCCAGATATTCCGCCGAGACATAACCGGATACGCCAGGCTTGTCGGCGAGCGACACCTTGCACCAGACCTTCCCGTTGGTCGTCACGCAGTTCTGCCTGGTGAGCCGCGTTCCATCGGGCAGGCCAATGATGATCTTGTGATTAAGGCCAGGGCCTTCGCGCAGCTTGAGGAGGTCGTCTGTTCCGACGCCCTGCACCACTGCACCAGAACCGACCGCACATCCGGTCGCGATCATGAGAGCAAGAAAAGCAGCAAGATGAGTTCGCATTATCTGACCTGAATCGTTTTTTTCATTACTAAGACACCAGGTTGCTGAATGACAGCACTCGGGTGCCGGAACCGGACAGAGCTTGCATCAGGAAAGCCATGGATGGTCCGTCCGATTTGCGAGAGCGGCAATTTCATGCCGACCTGCACCATGCGCCAAGCGAAGCGGTTGTGGCGAGGCAGGGCGGGAAAGCCTGACCGGCAGTCCTTGGGCCAGGATTAGCCCTTCGGGGGCGGCTGACCCGCTTCGCCGGACCAAGCGCCTTGCGCCCTGCTCCGGGTTGCTCGGCCTTCAGACCGGATGCTCGATCAATCGCAGTCCACCCTCGGCAAGGGGTCTTTGCAACTTCACTGCTTCGACAAACGGAGCGGACAGCCATTCTTCCCATTCCTTTGGATCAATCAGTATCACCGGCATCGCCTTCGGGTGGATCGCGCCCACGGTCGCATTGGGCGCAGTTGTCAGGAAGGCGAAAAGATCGTCAGTTGTTTCGCCGTCTTTGACTTTCCGCACCGATTGCCAGCCCCGGACCTCAATGCCAGCGAAGAACATGGGCACGTCGTTTGCTGCGGCGAACCATTGATTTCCCTTTCCGGACCCCAGGGGTTCAGCGAATGACGTGACCGGAACCAGGCAGCGATGCGCGGGGCCAAGCCAACGCCGCCAGTGAGGCGACGAGGTGTTGCGGACGTTGGTCACACCGGGGTCTCGGGCTGTTTTCAGAACAGAAGGCGGCGAAGGCATTCCCCAACGGGCGCGCACCAGTTCCAACCCTTGGCCATCATGGCGAATGATGGGGGCCAGCCGATCTGGATAGATGCTGCCCGGTTCCAGGTTTCCGGCCTTGTCCGTATACGCGAAGCCACGGAACAACTGCCGCATTGCCTCTTGCGTGGTCGTAACGTTGTAGAGATTGCAGATTGCACGGCCCCTCAGTTTTCAGGATTGCAGCAGGTTTCTACCAGATCGCCTGCTCTCGGAATTCCTCGACCCTCGCCTGCCCGTCTGAGCCTTGTCCCGAATATGCCGGGATCGTGTCAGGCGGTCAACGAAGCCCGCGCCTGTGCGACAAGCTTCGGCGGCTAACGCTTCAGAGGGCCCGCCAGAGGAAATCGCGCAGCGCAATCGCTGTCCGATACCAGCTTCTTTGGAACGCTTCATTGGATGGATCGAGGACGATCGGCACCCTCATGCCCTGAGTGCATGACGCGGGAGGCAACGAGTCATGGGGATTGAGGCGTTTACGCTGGCGGTAATCCTGCCATGAGGCCCGCCATACTTGCGTCATTCCATCGGCAAGACAAATGCACCGTCGGACAAGATGTGCGAAGATGGGTTTTGCGACGGGCAAAGTGCGATTTGTTGTCAGCGACTTTCTCCTGACGCATAGTCGTTCGGCTGAGCGAGAACCGCGAACGGGGCTTCGTGCCTGTCCGGGGATACGTCGTCGTTCTGCGGCGGGGTCTATCAGAGGTATCGCAAAGTCGATGATTTGTTGCGGATATATGCAGAAAGGTCGTCTGATGCGGCAGGAAGCGAGCGGCTCTTGAAGCCCAAGGGCACCCGCAATGCTGGCTTCGAGGAGCGTCGTGCCGAACTGCTGGCGCGCATGCGAACGCGTCTGATGTTACGGGATGCGCCCCGGCCGGCACTGCGGGAACTTGCCTCGGAGGCTGGTTGCAGCGTGTCCACCCTGAACCACTACTTCGGCAAGCGAGACGACATCCTGATCGCGGTGTTTGCCGATTCGGGCAGACGGGGGCAGGGGCAGTTCGCAGCAACACGGCAGGCCGGCCAGGACTTCGAAACCTCGATACGTGACGCTGCTGCGATGGCGTGGCAGGCCTTGACCCGGCATGGCGTTGCGGACGCCTTGGCCATGGGCATGGCCGAGGGCATGCGGAACAGGCAGCTCGGCCCGGCCTTCATCCGTACGATGTTCGAACCCTTCGTGATCGCCCTGACAGAACGCTTGGACGTGCATGTGGCGCGGGGACAGATGCGCGCGGTTGATACCCGCATGGCGGCGCTTGCGCTCGCCTCGCCATTGCTTCTGGGAACGCTGCACCAAAGCCAACTGGGGGGAGCCCACGATTACCCGCTGGACGGCGACGCCTTTCTTTTTCACGTGATCGAAAGTTTCGTTCGCGCTTATCGTGCCGACTGAACGTTTGGAAAAATGAACGAGATCGAGAAACGCAAATCCGAACACCTGTCGATCGTCGGCTCGGGTTTGGGCAGGCAGTCCAGCCTCGCCACCGGCTTCGATGCCATCCGCTTCCTGCACAATGCTTTGCCTGAGATGGCCTATGATGCCATCGATACAAGGACTGACTTTCTGGGACGAACCCTGTCGGCACCGCTGATGGTTTCGGCCATGACCGGAGGCACGCTTGAGGCCGAGCGGATCAATTTTGCCATCGCCGAGGCCTGCGACGAGCTGGGACTGGCGCTGGCGGTGGGATCGCAGCGCATCGCGATCGAAGGGCGCGGCGCGGGTGGATTGGGAGCAGGGCTGCGGGCGAGGGCGCCACATGTTCCGATCCTTGGCAATCTGGGGGCGGTGCAGTTGCGCCGCGGGATGGGGTTGAGCGAGGCGCAGCGCGCGGTCGATATGCTGGAGGCTGACGCCCTGATGCTGCATCTGAACCCGCTGCAAGAGGCGATCCAGCCCGGCGGCGATCGTGACTTCTCGGATCTTCTGCCACGCATCGAGACGCTGGCTCGATCCCTGCCCGTGCCTCTGGGGGTGAAGGAAGTGGGGGCGGGGCTTTCGGCCGATGTGGGGCGGCGGCTCGTGAATTCGGGCGTGACCATCCTCGATGTGGCGGGCGTGGGCGGCACAAGCTGGGCGCGGGTTGAGGCCGAGCGCGGCGACGAACGGCTTCGCCGCATTGCCGCGCCGTTCTTTGACTGGGGGATTCCCACCGCCGAGGCTGTCGCGGCGATGGCCTCGCAAATCCGACCGGGCGTCGCGCTGATCGCTTCGGGCGGCATCCGGCATGGCCTGGACGTCGCGCGGTCCATCCGTCTGGGTGCCGATCTGGCCGGGCAGGCCGGCGGAGCTTTGACGGCCGCGCAGGATGGCGCCGAGGCTTTGGCAGCGCATCTTTCGGAAGTCGTCGAGCAACTTCGCATCGCGATGTTTTGCACCGGATCGTGCGATCTTGCCGAGCTGCGTCGCGCGCCTCTTGCGTGATTGCCGCGACTGGTGACTACTGAAGCCCTTGGCGTTCTGCTATAGTCTGGCACAAGTGTCACAGAATGGAAGAAGGAGAGCCGGCTTGCCGCAGGCGTCGCGACGACCCGACGTGACCATGATGGTCAGCCTGACACTCGCCACGGCGGTGATCGGGACTTGGGTGGCGCTGCACATCTTTGCTGTCTGGCATCTCGATGCTCCTGCCCATCCGCTGCTGGCGATCCTGTGTCTCGTGGGTCTGACCTGGCTGTCGGTGGGACTCTTCATCGTCGCCCATGACGCCATGCACGGGGCGATCGCTCCGGGGTGGCCTCGTGTCAACGCGGCCTTGGGCGGGATGGCCCTGATGCTCTATGCCGGGTTTTCCTGGCGCAAGATCATCCTCAAGCACATGGCCCACCACCGCCTTGCCGGTACCGAGGACGACCCGGACTTTGGCCATGGCGGCCCGGTTCGATGGTATGCCGGCTTCGTGCGGACCTATTTCGGCTGGCGAGAATTCTGGGTGCTGGGCAGCGCGGTTATCCTCTATGCTGTCGTGCTTGGCCCGCGTTGGCCCTACGTCGCATTTTGGGCTATCCCTTCGATCCTCGCCTCGATCCAGCTGTTCATATTCGGCACCTGGCTGCCCCACCGCCCTGCCGAGGACGCTTTCCCTGATCGCCACAATGCGCGCTCCACCCGGCTCAACGATCCAATGTCTCTGCTGACCTGCTTCCACTTCGGGGGCTATCACCATGAACATCACCTGCATCCCTCGGTACCGTGGTGGCGGCTGCCCTCGACCCGGAATGGCAAGGCATGAGCATCCTCGGCCCCGTCCTGATCGTCATTGCGACCGTGGCGGC from Paracoccus sp. MBLB3053 includes:
- a CDS encoding SH3 domain-containing protein gives rise to the protein MRTHLAAFLALMIATGCAVGSGAVVQGVGTDDLLKLREGPGLNHKIIIGLPDGTRLTRQNCVTTNGKVWCKVSLADKPGVSGYVSAEYLAPR
- a CDS encoding HPP family protein, encoding MHILRSLGPAVAHASLAEASRAGIGALLGLAVTGAFLLSPAIDLEMGLFLVAPFGATSVLLFAVPNSPLAQPWSAIVGNTLAAAIGVAVCLMVPDPVMRVALAVGLTISATILCRALHPPAGAVAMTAAMSPDVIGHLGFWFVVAPIALGTTVLVLLAAIYARLTGRRYPFRQFDEPNRHGTQDAKPAERLGLSEAELTGILERYRQSFNLGVEDLARLIGAAELQAATRRTGPLSAEDIMSRNLITVSPTTGFPKIAELFRRHRFTSLPVVGSDCEYLGVIFQIHLIGSRWIDPDGKPALARDIMQLAGPCAAPDTPIALLLPMMAEGEVDAVPILDGNRISGIVTRTDMIAALARSIVRGS
- a CDS encoding SOS response-associated peptidase, with translation MRGRAICNLYNVTTTQEAMRQLFRGFAYTDKAGNLEPGSIYPDRLAPIIRHDGQGLELVRARWGMPSPPSVLKTARDPGVTNVRNTSSPHWRRWLGPAHRCLVPVTSFAEPLGSGKGNQWFAAANDVPMFFAGIEVRGWQSVRKVKDGETTDDLFAFLTTAPNATVGAIHPKAMPVILIDPKEWEEWLSAPFVEAVKLQRPLAEGGLRLIEHPV
- a CDS encoding fatty acid desaturase; this translates as MPQASRRPDVTMMVSLTLATAVIGTWVALHIFAVWHLDAPAHPLLAILCLVGLTWLSVGLFIVAHDAMHGAIAPGWPRVNAALGGMALMLYAGFSWRKIILKHMAHHRLAGTEDDPDFGHGGPVRWYAGFVRTYFGWREFWVLGSAVILYAVVLGPRWPYVAFWAIPSILASIQLFIFGTWLPHRPAEDAFPDRHNARSTRLNDPMSLLTCFHFGGYHHEHHLHPSVPWWRLPSTRNGKA
- a CDS encoding TetR/AcrR family transcriptional regulator C-terminal domain-containing protein, with translation MKPKGTRNAGFEERRAELLARMRTRLMLRDAPRPALRELASEAGCSVSTLNHYFGKRDDILIAVFADSGRRGQGQFAATRQAGQDFETSIRDAAAMAWQALTRHGVADALAMGMAEGMRNRQLGPAFIRTMFEPFVIALTERLDVHVARGQMRAVDTRMAALALASPLLLGTLHQSQLGGAHDYPLDGDAFLFHVIESFVRAYRAD
- the fni gene encoding type 2 isopentenyl-diphosphate Delta-isomerase, with amino-acid sequence MNEIEKRKSEHLSIVGSGLGRQSSLATGFDAIRFLHNALPEMAYDAIDTRTDFLGRTLSAPLMVSAMTGGTLEAERINFAIAEACDELGLALAVGSQRIAIEGRGAGGLGAGLRARAPHVPILGNLGAVQLRRGMGLSEAQRAVDMLEADALMLHLNPLQEAIQPGGDRDFSDLLPRIETLARSLPVPLGVKEVGAGLSADVGRRLVNSGVTILDVAGVGGTSWARVEAERGDERLRRIAAPFFDWGIPTAEAVAAMASQIRPGVALIASGGIRHGLDVARSIRLGADLAGQAGGALTAAQDGAEALAAHLSEVVEQLRIAMFCTGSCDLAELRRAPLA
- a CDS encoding RrF2 family transcriptional regulator: MRLNDSTDMALRVMIYATTRGDRLFTIDELVTVYRLPRSTMMKVVNALTRGDFLRAQRGRSGGLRLARPADEIIVGAVVRHLETDFGLVECMRTGNQCVITCRCRLIAPLQRALEAFLAVLDGYTIADIALTPDDFPEIG